The following are from one region of the Miscanthus floridulus cultivar M001 unplaced genomic scaffold, ASM1932011v1 fs_815_4_5, whole genome shotgun sequence genome:
- the LOC136533224 gene encoding zinc finger protein HD1-like isoform X1, which translates to MQEQQQQQLLLQKEFEDKEGSEYLVPSEVAMANEQQQQSGYGVLGAEQAASMTARVSAYTDSISNTISFSSSMEVGIVPDNMAATDMPNSGILLTPAGAISLFSSGPSLQMPFHLTSMDREARVLRYKEKKKSRKFEKTIRYATRKTYAEARPRIKGRFAKRSSDMEIEVDQMFSTAALSSGGSYGTVPWF; encoded by the exons ATGCAAgaacagcaacagcagcagctgctgctgcaaaAGGAATTTGAAGACAAGGAGGGAAGCGAGTACCTGGTGCCTTCAGAGGTCGCGATGGCcaatgagcagcagcagcagagtggCTATGGAGTTCTTGGGGCAGAGCAGGCTGCCTCCATGACTGCCAGGGTCAGTGCTTACACAGATTCCATCAGTAACACC ATATCTTTCTCATCATCAATGGAGGTGGGTATAGTACCAGACAACATGGCAGCAACAGACATGCCAAACTCCGGCATCCTGCTGACACCTGCTGGAGCCATCAGCCTCTTCTCGTCAGGTCCTTCGCTTCAGATGCCATTTCACTTGACCTCCATGGACAGAGAGGCCAGGGTCCTCAGgtacaaggagaagaagaagagcagaaAGTTTGAGAAGACCATACGTTATGCGACGAGGAAGACATATGCAGAAGCACGGCCGAGGATCAAGGGGCGCTTCGCCAAAAGATCTTCTGATATGGAAATCGAAGTGGACCAGATGTTCTCAACTGCAGCTCTGTCGTCTGGTGGTAGCTATGGTACCGTTCCATGGTTCTGA
- the LOC136533224 gene encoding zinc finger protein HD1-like isoform X2: MQEQQQQQLLLQKEFEDKEGSEYLVPSEVAMANEQQQQSGYGVLGAEQAASMTARISFSSSMEVGIVPDNMAATDMPNSGILLTPAGAISLFSSGPSLQMPFHLTSMDREARVLRYKEKKKSRKFEKTIRYATRKTYAEARPRIKGRFAKRSSDMEIEVDQMFSTAALSSGGSYGTVPWF; the protein is encoded by the exons ATGCAAgaacagcaacagcagcagctgctgctgcaaaAGGAATTTGAAGACAAGGAGGGAAGCGAGTACCTGGTGCCTTCAGAGGTCGCGATGGCcaatgagcagcagcagcagagtggCTATGGAGTTCTTGGGGCAGAGCAGGCTGCCTCCATGACTGCCAGG ATATCTTTCTCATCATCAATGGAGGTGGGTATAGTACCAGACAACATGGCAGCAACAGACATGCCAAACTCCGGCATCCTGCTGACACCTGCTGGAGCCATCAGCCTCTTCTCGTCAGGTCCTTCGCTTCAGATGCCATTTCACTTGACCTCCATGGACAGAGAGGCCAGGGTCCTCAGgtacaaggagaagaagaagagcagaaAGTTTGAGAAGACCATACGTTATGCGACGAGGAAGACATATGCAGAAGCACGGCCGAGGATCAAGGGGCGCTTCGCCAAAAGATCTTCTGATATGGAAATCGAAGTGGACCAGATGTTCTCAACTGCAGCTCTGTCGTCTGGTGGTAGCTATGGTACCGTTCCATGGTTCTGA